One region of Paralichthys olivaceus isolate ysfri-2021 chromosome 12, ASM2471397v2, whole genome shotgun sequence genomic DNA includes:
- the prima1 gene encoding proline-rich membrane anchor 1 — MVENLLHSLHRLACPMLPTTGFQEENDCGIINYFWGRLSQISPLKWTGWMVISHTLPAYVCCIHLLETLPSIFDKRGMLVQDLMPFTLSCWPLFFGHCLLSLFLLSCQGELQRSCSRTVAEKVSEQCQLACHCRRYPPLPPPPPPPPPPRLLGTSVPEPMVPLLRPWWMEMDIVVLGTVGCASVVFLLSAIIICYKAIKRKPLRKEENGTSRGEYAMSIRNKKAMGTNNTVV, encoded by the exons ATGGTCGAAAATTTGCTTCACTCACTCCACCGGCTCGCCTGTCCTATGCTACCGACAACGGGATTTCAAGAGGAAAATGATTGTGGCATTATAAACTACTTCTGGGGACGCCTGTCACAGATCTCTCCGCTGAAGTGGACAGGGTGGATGGTTATTTCCCACACACTTCCAGCCTATGTGTGCTGCATTCATCTGTTGGAAACGCTGCCTAGTATCTTCGACAAAAGAGGAATGCTGGTCCAAGATCTAATGCCATTCACTTTAAGTTGTTGGCCTTTATTCTTCGGTCACTGCCTCCTCTCACTGTTTTTACTGTCATGCCAG GGAGAACTCCAGAGGTCATGCTCACGGACTGTGGCGGAGAAAGTTAGTGAACAGTGCCAGCTGGCATGCCACTGTAGAAGATACCCTCCCCTGCCTCCACCGCCACCTCCCCCGCCTCCCCCGCGGCTACTGGGCACATCAG TGCCAGAGCCCATGGTGCCCTTGTTGAGGCCCTGGTGGATGGAGATGGACATTGTAGTGCTTGGAACGGTGGGCTGTGCCTCAGTGGTGTTCCTCCTCTCAGCCATCATCATCTGCTACAAGGCCATCAAGAG GAAACCACTACGGAAAGAGGAGAACGGGACGAGTCGCGGGGAATACGCCATGAGCATCCGCAACAAGAAGGCCATGGGTACGAACAACACTGTGGTATAG